The genomic stretch TCCGCACCTGTCCCATCGCGCAGCGGATGGGGAAAATACATGGTGATCCTCCCGCCGTTGCCGAGGGTGACGATATCATAAACGTCATCGGTAGCGGCCCCCGTGGCCTTGGCAGGCGTCTTCCAAGTGGCATCGACATCGGTCCCATAAACGAGCTCCGAGTGACCGCTCGCCCATGCGACGAAGCGCGCGTCATCCTTCGAAATCGCCTCGGTGCCGGACGTATTTGCCGCCCCTGAGTAGGGACCGGCATGGAGGACGGTGGGGATGAGGAAGGCGAGCAGGCGGAGTTTCATAATTCGCGGCGGATGCCGAGGAGGAGCTGTCGTCCGGCGGCGGGATACCAGAGCCCGCTGTATTTCACCGTGGCGTAGCGCTCGTCGAAGAGATTGTTGATGCGGCAGTAAAGGGAGAGGCCGGGCTTGGGCTCGTAGCGGAGGAGCAGGTTCGCGACGCCATACGATGGCAGCTTCTCGCGGGTGTTTTGGAAGTCGTTTCCTTCGAAGGCATCGCCGACGTGCTGGTATTCAGCCTGCACCGTCAGGCAGTCGGTCGGGCGGCAGGCGAGGGTGGCGGTGAACTCTTGATTCGGGACCAGATAGACTTCCTTCCCTTGATACGGGCCGTTGCGAAACTCGGCCTGTAGCGCCGTGAAATGAAGCGCGGCATCCCACATGCCCGACTGGTAGCCGACCGTGGTCTCAAGTCCCATCCGCCGTGTGTCGGCCAGATTCACATTGATGTTCTGAAGGTAGTCGTAGGCGATCTCGCCCTCCAGCCATTGGGCGAAGCCGTTCACGCGAAGGGTCCATGCGTCGGGTGTCCATTCCGCGCCGAGCTCAACGTTGTGACCGGTCTCGGCGTGCAGTTGATCGTTGAAGGGGACGGAGAGGGGAAAGCCTTGATAGGAGGCGATCTCGTCGGTCGAGGGCAGGCGATAGAGCCGGTCGTAGCGAAGCCAGGCGGAGATGTTGTCCGAGGGCTCCCAGCGGATGCCGGCTTGGAAGGCGGTGTTCGATTCGTCGCTGCCGCGGGCGAAATTCAAGGCGGGGTCGGTGGGGAAGACGAAGCTGTTAGAACGGGCATCGACCTGCGAATGTTCCCAACGTGCGGAAGCGCTGAAGTGCCAGGATTTCCATGGCTCCCACTCCGCACCGGCGAAAACGCCCGCGATATCGCGCTCCAACGAGGCGTCGGTGGTGCGGTTCACCCGCTGGATCTCGGCGAACTGCGAAAGCTCCAGGGTGTCCCGACGGAAAGACAGACCGGCTTCCGCGGACCACGACTCGCCCGAGA from Luteolibacter arcticus encodes the following:
- a CDS encoding TonB-dependent receptor, with protein sequence MRRAFLSAIPAVMLPLFPATAPGEEEEELPALVVEADRDSVLPEHFAGSATVIEKETIAKSGVRSVADLLATQGGIRLSSTSGNSSGSSVHLRGFGENSSSRVLVLVDGRPVNRPDMASVSWLEVPIARLERVEILRGSQSARFGDNAVGGVINLITRGGSTESTVVEAAAGSDGYTLARLSHRGLIDGNGITFDAERNFTDGWRDNAFSELETAALRWDKQLAPWIGAEFGVSWAEESGGFPGPLTKQRYLLDPRQSIYAQSGQADQYFSDQTRWTADGSLIFGKSDGPSFEIPLSIYQRDLEWNFGPGYHSDNLLNTYTLAPRFEISGESWSAEAGLSFRRDTLELSQFAEIQRVNRTTDASLERDIAGVFAGAEWEPWKSWHFSASARWEHSQVDARSNSFVFPTDPALNFARGSDESNTAFQAGIRWEPSDNISAWLRYDRLYRLPSTDEIASYQGFPLSVPFNDQLHAETGHNVELGAEWTPDAWTLRVNGFAQWLEGEIAYDYLQNINVNLADTRRMGLETTVGYQSGMWDAALHFTALQAEFRNGPYQGKEVYLVPNQEFTATLACRPTDCLTVQAEYQHVGDAFEGNDFQNTREKLPSYGVANLLLRYEPKPGLSLYCRINNLFDERYATVKYSGLWYPAAGRQLLLGIRREL